The window CTCAACTCAGCTTTAAGCTTTTCTCCTGGCTTCTGACTTCTGACTCCTGGCTTCCGACTTCCGGCTTCTTTTGAAAAACATGCACTATCAAATAGCCGAAACCCTTTTATTGATACGGCTTATAATCCGTATATCCTTCAGCCCCGGGGGTGTACCAGAGCGACATATCTTCAGATGGATTCAGGGGCCAGTCGTTTCTGAACCGTTCCGGCAAGTCCGGATTTGTGATAAACGGCCTGCCGAAGGCCGCCAGATCGGCGACCCCCTTTTTCAGTCTCTCCTCCGCCATCTCTTTGGTGTACCCGCAGTTGCCGATGATCTTCCCCTTGAAGAGCGGCCTGAACTCATCGAGGGTCATCGGTTCCCCCTTGCCGTGGAAACCGAAGGCCAGTCCGTCCATGATATGCAGATAGCCCAGGTTGAATTTGTTCAACTCACCTGCGGCATACAAATAGGTCTCCCGAAAATCCTCACTGCCCATATCGTTAAAAACCCCGTTGGGAGAAATCCGGGCGCCGACCTGCTCCGGGGCCCAGACTTCAAGCACCGCCTCCAGTACCTCCTTAAAAAAGCGGAATCTCTTTTCCGGGCTGCCGCCGTACCGGTCTTCGCGCTGATTGGTTTTCGAATCCAGGAACTGGTTGATCAGATAACCATTGGCGCCATGCACTTCCACCCCGGAAAAACCGGCATCCCTGGCATGCATTGCCGCTTTGAAGTAATCGTTCACCGTCGCCTGGATTTCGTTCACTGTTAAGGCGCGCGGGGTTTCGTACGGTTTGTTCCCTGCAGGGGTGTGGATATGGTCGCCGTTTAATTTAACGGCGGAAGCGGAAACCGGGAGCTCCCCGTCATGGAAATCACTGTGTGAGGCCCTGCCGCAATGCCAGAGCTGCAGAAAAATATGGGCGCCGGTCGGTTTGACCTTCCCGGTCACCTTGCGCCAGCCCGCAACCATCTCATCGGTGTAGATCCCCGGCGAATCGATCCAGCCGATCCCCTGTTTGGAAATCACCGTCGCCTCGGTGATCAGAAGTCCGGCGCCGGATCTCTGGCAATAATATTCCGCCATCAGGTCGTTCGGAACCCGTTCGACTCCGGCACGCCCCCTGGTCATCGGCGCCAGCACGATTCTGTTTTTGAGGTGAAGACTGCCGCCCACGGTGACCGGTTCGAATAGTGTGCTCATTTGAATGCATTCCCTCCTGCGGGTCTTTTCTGCATGATCTTCCTTACCTATAGAGTAAATAAGGAGAGGAATTCTGTTGAATCAATACAGTATACAGTTATAGACTAACACTAAACAGCAGGTAATCAAATAGACAGGTGGTTCGGTGAAATTCTATATCAGGCTCTTTTCCATCCTTTTCGTGCTCTTCATCATCTCGATCACCGTCTACAATGTCCTCCATGCCGGTAAGGAGATCCCGGAGGAAAACTACTCAAGCTTTCTGGCCCGTCTTGAAAAAAACGAGATCAAGGAAGTACACCTCAAGGGCGGGCATCTCACCGCCACCGATATCCATAACAAAAAATCGAAAACGTTCATTCCCGAAGTCGCCCCCCTGCTCCCGGTCTTTGAAGAAAAGGGGATCACGGTTTCCGCAAGCCCCGAGGCGCCCGGCATTCTTTCGTCCCTGGGAGCCATTGCTTTTTCGATCCTGGTGTTCTTCGTCGTCCTGATTTTATACATCTACCGCCATCAGAGCAAGGATACCGGCGCTTTCGGCAAGAGCAAAATCGCCCCGTTCCAGAGCAAGCACAAGATTCTGTTTGCCGATGTGGCCGGGGTGCCGGAAGCCAAGGAGGACCTGGTCGAGATCGTCGAGTTTTTGAAAAATCCCGGCCGCTATTCAAAACTGGGCGGTAAGATTCCCAAAGGGGTTCTTCTTCAGGGCGCACCCGGCACCGGTAAAACACTCCTTGCCAAGGCAATTGCCGGGGAAGCGAATGTTCCTTTTTTCAGCATCAGCGGCTCTGATTTTGTCGAGATGTTTGTCGGGGTCGGCGCCTCGCGAGTGCGAGACCTCTTTAAAGAGGCCAAGAAAAACGCGCCGTGCATTGTCTTTATCGACGAGATAGACGCCGTGGGCCGGTCCCGCGGCAGCGGCGCCGGCATGGGTGGGGGCCACGACGAGCGCGAGCAGACCTTGAACGCACTGCTCGTGGAAATGGACGGCTTTGAGACCGGCGACACGGTCATCATCGTCGCGGCCACCAACCGACCCGATGTCCTTGATCCGGCGCTTCTCCGGCCTGGCCGCTTTGACCGGCAGGTCACGATCATGCCGCCCGATGTGGTCGGCCGGGAAAAAATACTGCGGCTGTACATGAAAAAGGTGGTCATGGCAGCGGACGTAAAACTTGACGAGATTGCCAGAAGCACCCCCGGTTTCACCGGCGCCGAGCTCGCGAACCTGATCAATGAGGCGGCTTTAATGGCGGCAAGAAAAGAGAAAGACGCCATCGACACCATCGACATTGAAGAGGCAAAAGACAAGATCCTGATGGGCGCCGAGCGTAAAGGGATGGTGATCAGCGACAAGGAGAGAAAGACCACCGCCTACCACGAGGCGGGGCATGCGATCATGGCGCTGCTGCTGCCGGGCGCCGATCCGCTGCACAAGATCACCATCATCCCCCGCGGCAGGGCAATGGGCGTCACCCAGCAGGTCCAGCTTGACGACCGGCACGCCTACTCGAAGGAATACCTGGAGAACCGGATCAAAATCCTTCTCGGCGGCAGAACGGCCGAGGAGATCGTCTTCAACAAATTTTCCACCGGAGCCAGCAACGATCTGCAGAGGGCGACGGAAATCGCCACCAAGATGGTCTGTGAGTGGGGAATGTCTTCCCTGCTCGGCCCCAGGGCATACACCTTCCCGGACGAAGGGTTTCTCGGCGGCGACGGCGGCAGGCGGCTCTACAGTGAAAAGACCGCCTCCGCAATCGATAAGGAGATCAACACCATCATCGAAAACTGCTACCAGGAAGCGATGATCATCCTTGAAGGCAAGATCGATCTCATGCACAGTCTCGCAAACAAGCTCCTGGAAAAAGAGACCCTGGGCCCCGAACAGATCAGAGAGGTGATTGCCTCCGGCCTTGATTTAGACCCCAGGGTCATACCGCTTAAACGAAAAGACAATGTCGCATAACCCGGAAGCGTCTCACCTCATGAAGACCAATACGGTCGCAGCTGAAATACATTCGCAACATCAACACTCTGCATCCTCATTGATCAACCTGTCCGCAACTGTCACATAACTGTTTAAAAATACTGAGAAAGCAGCGGAAGAGATTGCAGAACACCCCTTCCCCGTGATTGCAGATCCGACACTCCCACAGTCGCATACCTGCACTCTGAAAAGACCCTTACAGTAGCACTTCTTCGTCTGTACCGACTCTTTACCCCAGCGCCACAAATCTGGCAACTAACTGATATAATTGGAATAATTATAAATAATGCACAAATATATTTCCGTGGCACACATAATGCTCATATGACTTGGTGTCTGAAGAATGGAACGATAGGGGGCGCTATTCATTCAGATCTGCGTTTTGCTTGACAACTTACTGCGAGAGGAGAAAAGCAGAATGAAAAACAACAGCCCCCGTTTCCTGACCACCGCACTCGCTTTTATTTTCAGCAGCCTCATTGTGATTCAATCCGGTTTCGCCGTGGAGAATTCAGAATGCCTTGAATGCCACGGCGACGAAAGCCTTTCCAGATCAGCCGAGGAGCACATCAACAAAAGCTATATCAGCCTGCAGCTTTTTGTTGACGGCGAGCGGTTCAACAATTCCGTCCATCATATCAATGACGTCGGCTGCACCGGCTGCCATTCGGATATTGTGACGCTCAATATGGACGCGGACATTCCGCATCAGGCAACGCTCGCTCCGGTAGACTGCACCTCCTGCCATGAGGAAGAGGGAGCGGCCTTTCTCGGCAGCATCCACATGAAGGCCCGCCGAAAAGGGATCACCATGAACTGCTACGCCTGTCATGATTACCATTATGTCGGGCACTTGGAGGCGGCATCGGTCAATGAACGCGGCAGCACCTTCTGTCTCAGGTGCCATAATCCATACCAGTCCCATGACTGGCTGACCCAGAAAGCCGCCCATTTCGACACCGTCGAATGTTCGGTCTGCCACGTGCCCGATGCCCGGAAACACATTCACCTGAGCTTTTACGATCTGGTCAGCAACACTTCTTTAAACAGCGACGAAATCCTGGAGATTCTTGCGATCAGTGAAGCGGAGTTCATGCCCAGGGTTGACACAAACCTGGACGGGCGGATCAGCAGTAATGAATTTGACGATCTGGTCCTGATGCTGCGGCAGAAAACGGTCCGCACCATCGTCCACGCCGAACTGGTCGTGGAGCTCGAACCTGTCGTCCATTCGGTGAGCAAGGAAGAGGCGGTCCGTGAATGCACCCTCTGCCATGCGCCGGATTCTCCCTTCTTCAGCGCCGTCACCATTGCCCTGTCAAAGCAGGACGGCACGGTTGATCATTACGAGGTTGACCGGGCGATTCTTGCAGGCTATCACACCAGCCATTTTTCCGCTCTGGCCGGGACCCGGATCATGCTTCTGGACAAGATCGGTTTCCTGATGATCGCCGGTGCGGTTCTGGTAGTTGCCCTGCACCTCTCTACCAGGATTGCCACCATCCCCATCCGCAGAAAACGAGAAATGGAAGATCAGGATGAACCAGATAAAAATGACCATTCCGGCACCAACGTGTAAAGGAGCGAACGTCATGTCAAACACAAAAATGTATGTCCATCCCGGTCCTGTCCGAGTCTGGCACTGGATCAATGCAGTCGGAGTCGTGATGCTGGTCCTGACCGGCGCCCAGATTCGCTTTGCCGAGCAACTGAATATCATGTCGCTGCAGAAGGCGATCACCGTCCACAACTATGCCGGGTTTACGGTTCTTGGCGCCTACCTGCTCTGGCTTTTCTACTATTTCACCACCGGCAGGATCCAGACCTATCTCCCGAACCTCAGGACTTTTCACACTCTCGCCATCAGGCAGATAAAATACTACGGTTACGGGATTTTCAAGGGCGACCCAAACCCCTACACCATCACTCCCGAGAACAAGTTCAATCCTCTGCAGGAGATGGCGTATGTGAAATTGATGTTTCTGATGCTCCCGGCCCAAATCATTTCCGGGCTTTTCCTCTGGCAGGTCAAACGCTTCGGGGATTACATCGGCCTGCTCGGCGGAATCAAGATCGTCGACACGATCCATGTCCTGCTGTTCTTCTTCTTCGCCTCATTCCTCATTGTTCATTGCTATCTGGCTACCCTGGGACATACCCCACTGGCTCATTTCAAGGCCATGTTCACAGGCTATGAGGAGCATCACGGCCCCTTGGAAATTGAAACGCCGAACAGCAGTACCCCTGAAACGATTTTTCCCGGCCCAACTCCGGAAGGCGTTCTGGCCCGGGTTAAAAGCAGACCCTTACACGAAAAAGGAACAACCTGAATGACACGCGGCAGGAATTTTTCCTTCGAAACCTGACGTAAAACGTGGTTCAAATTATCCGAAGGAGGTTGCCATGAGAGAATTACTGTTACTTCTAGCGATCGTACCGATCATCACCTACAACCTTACCGACATCTATCTGCCGAAACGCAAATGGCTCTGGACGGGGCTCGCCCTGGGGATGGTTGTCGCCCCGGTCAGCATGTGTCTCCTGCAGTCAACCCACATTCCGGTCATCGGAAAAATTCTTGGCCTCGGCGGCCTGATCCTGAACATTGTTCATGGCCCTCTTGGGTACTTTACCGTTGTCGCCATCGGCATCCATGAACCCGGCACGGTCCTCTCAGCCGCACAACTGACCCAGATCAATATCATCAACGGCTTCGTCTGGGGCATGTTTTACGGGGTGCTCGGCTACAATATTGACCTGAAATGGCCCAGCACGGCTGAAGGGAAGAGACTTTTTGCCGGCGCCGGGAAGAAGGCAATGGCACCCTACAGAAAATAGGTGCGACAATATGCCACGGAACCTGGCCGATTATGCTTGCCCGTTCCCGCAAATATTCAGTTACTATTAAAGTGGAAATATTAATTTCCGATTTATCAAATATATGGTTAGAATATTTAAGGAAATTTATAATCCGCATGGCGACGGAAAAAGCAAATCGATACACCGTGTCCAGGTCACATGTACCAGGGGCAACAAATGACGTAAGCCAGTATCCCGCAAACGAAAGATTCATCGCGTCCCCTGTTTGCCCCATTGACCCCTTGGGCCGTTATCCGGCTGACGCCGGCCGGATACCCAACCCACTGTCTTGGCAAAAGACAAATTGAAAACGGGACAATGACTCATGGATAAATCAGGATTTCAGATATGTCAGGCCACCAAGAAATCGATTCTTGAAAGTATCTCAGACGGTGTTTTCACCGTTGATCTCAACTTCAAAATCACCTCCTTCAACCGGGCTGCGGAAGTCATCACCGGCTACCCGCGCCACGAGGCAATCGGCAAAAAATGCAGTGAAGTGTTCCGCTCCAACATGTGCGACAGGAACTGCGTCCTCTGCCGGACCATGGAAACAGGAGACCCGATCATTGATGAATGTTCCTATATCATCAATGCCAAGGGAAAAAAAATTCCGGTCAGCATTTCAACCGGGCTGATCCTGGACAGTGAAAACGATTTCATGGGCGGCGCCCTGACCTTCCGGGATTTAAGTCTGTCCGCTTCAACGGAAACCATTCTTGACAGCATCTCCGACGGGGTGTTCACCGTTGACCTGAATTACCATATCACTTCCATCAACCAAGCGGCCCAGGAGATCTCCGGAGTATCACGCGAGGAGGCCCTCGGCAAAACATGCATGGAAGTTTTTCAGCACGGGCAATGCGGCAAAAACTGCGCCCTCCAGGAGACCATGGAAACCGGAGGATCAGTTCTCAGCAAGTGCACCCATATCATCAACGCCAAAGGCCAGAGCATCCCCGTTACTGTCTCGGCAACACCGCTTCTTGATCGCGACAGTAATATTATCGGAGTTGTCCAGACCTTCCGCGATCTTTCGCTGATCGAAAAACTGAAGAGCGAACTCGAGGGCCGGGTCCAGATCGGCAATATGGTGACCAGAAGCCCAGCCATGCGCAAGATCGTTGAAGTCCTGCCCCAGATCGCTACCAGCGACAGCACGGTGCTTATCAAAGGAAATACTGGAACCGGCAAGGAGCTGGTTGCCCATGCCATTCACAGCCTGAGCCATCGCAGTACAAAACCTTTTGTTGCCCTGAACTGCGGAGCGCTACCGGAAACACTTCTTGAATCAGAACTGTTCGGTTACAAAGCGGGAGCTTTTACCGGCGCCAACAAGGACAAAATCGGTCGTTTCGGTATGGCCGAAGGCGGGACTTTGTTTCTTGACGAGATCGGCGAAATCAGTCCTTCACTGCAGGTAAGACTGCTACGAGTGCTTCAGGAAAAAACCTACGAACCCCTGGGCGCCACAGAATCCCTTCAGTCTGACGTCCGGGTGATCGCTGCCACCCACAGAAACCTTGCCACACTTATTGACGAAGGCAAATTCCGCGAAGATTTTTATTACCGGATCAAGGTCATCCAGATTGATCTGCCTCCGCTGAAAGACCGGAAGGAAGATATTCCTCTACTGGTCAACCATTTCATCTCACGATTCAACAGCATCCAGAACAAAACGATCCGCGGGATATCGCATGAAGTCATGGCGCTGTTGATGGCTCATGATTTTCCGGGGAATATCCGGGAACTGGAAAACATCATCGAACACACTTTTGTCCTCTGCCCGGATGATTTCATTACGCCCGCCTGCCTGCCCGAGGATTTCATGAGAGGTCGTTCGAAAAAGGAAGTTTCTACAGGAATGGAGACGGTGGTCCAGGCCGTAGAATCTCAGACGATCATCGACGCCCTGAAACGTAATAACTACAACCGGGTGGCCGCAGCCCGGGACCTCGGCATCCACAAAAGCACTCTGTTCCGGAAAATCAAGCATCTGGATATTACCCTGCCGGAACAGGACGGACGATTCAGGGATACCGCACGAAAAGAGATACGCGCCTGAAACCTGAACGGGAAAAGCGGCAGCTCCCTGTTTCCCGCTTGCTACTGACATTTACCTGTCAGGCTGTTCATTTTGAAGATCTTCCGAACCTTCAGGTTTCGCCGCAGTGATCTTTTTTGCAGCCAGGGTTTTCCGGATCACTTTGAGCAGGTAAGGGACCGGATTCCTTTCAGAAAAATCAAAGGTCTGATTGCCCAGCACCATCTCTCCTATTTCCAGAGCGCTTAACTCCGAAACCGGACCTGCCGGAACATATCCCTGCCCATCCTTCACATAACGAAGGATGCCAACCCCTGACAGATCGTCCAAAATTTCACGGATTGAGGCATCAGGCTGCTTCAACAGTTCGACCAGACGTTCTCTGGTGGTGATCATCTTCTGCTGATAATCAGCGGCTGCTATGGAAACAATCTCATAAGCCAGACCAAGGCGGTTGATCGGAGTCAGGCGAAAGCCTTTCCACAGATACCGCCGCCAGACCTGGACCGCAAAGGAGAGCTCCGCTCCGGCCAGAAAAACCATCCATCCCACATGGATCCAGAGCAGAAAAAGCGGCAGGGATGCGAATGAACCGTAAATGGCATTATACCGAGCCACCCCGATCTGCAGTTTAAAATAGGCGGCCTGAACAAAAAGCCACAAGATGCCCCCGAAAACACCGCCGGTAAAAGCCGCACCGAACCTGATTCTGGTATTGGGGAGAAAGCTGTAAAGCAGGGTAAAGGTGGCGACCACGAACAGAAAAGGAAGGAAGTTCAGGAGCTGGGGGCCGATCCAGGGAATCCATTGCCGGAATAATTCACGGAGGACCTTGCTCTGCAGAGCCGCCATGGTGGCGACCCCAAGGTTGATGGTGATCGGCAGCAGAATCATCAGCGCGATATAGTCCAGAAGCTGCCGTCCGGTGGAGCGTCTTCTTCTGGTGTTCCAGATATCATTCATGGCCTGTTCGATACTGCTCATTACCGAGAACACCGCCAGGAACAAAACAAGCACCCCGATCACTCCCAGGGCGGCAAAGTCCGTTTTTTCCACATAGTCAAAGATCAGGTCAACAACCCGATGCAGATGCCCGGATAAGGATATCTCTTTCGTGGTTTCCTCCGCACCGCCATCACTCTCCGCATGGTCGGCTTCATCATTCGCCGTTTCATCAGGAGTTACTGGAACGGACAGGATGATATCTGCTACCGGCAACGTGGAGAGTTCGAGTTGTTCGATAAAAGTATGCGCCGAATTCCGCATCTGGCCACCCGCCCCGAGTCCTTTCAGCACTGCGGTACCAAGAGCCAGAACCGGCACCATGGAAAGAACCACGGTAAAGGTGAGCGCGCTCGCCCGAAGAGGAATCTTGTCGTTCAAAAATTCCTGAACGACAATCATGCACACCCGGCACAATGGTCGGCTGAAATTCATAAAACCGCCTTCATCCGCTGAAGGCTGCGACCAGACCCAGGCAGTAAAACGCTCATACCGACTCTTCTGCGCCACCCCGCTCTTTTCCGTTGCCGGCAGCCCTTCCTTTTCTTCAGTTTTTTCCATGCCCTTTCTCTCTGCTGATGTGCTCCTCGATTCTGGGGAGAATACATGTACTCCAGGCAATTGTCCAGATGTTGAGGATGAGCTCCTCTCGTGGATCAGTTCTAATCCAAAGCCACCGCAAACCGGATCACCACCCTCCGGAACCACATTCTCTATACTTTCGAAAAATGGTATACTCTGCCAAATGATATCAGTTTGGGTGCCGGGTGGTAAAGAAACCTCAGCAACCATGGATCTTGACTGAAGAAGACGATAAGGGGATTACAATGAACATTCTGATCAGCGGCGCTTCAGGGCTTCTCGGCAGAGCGTTGACCCGCTCTTTGGAATCGGCAGGGCACTCTGTTATAAAACTCTCCCGCAAAGGAGATGACACCCTCCCGCCCTGCTGGGACCCGGCCAACGATTTTATTGATCTTGGAAGCAAACCATTTGAGGTCGTCATCCATCTTGCAGGAGAAAACATCTCCAATGGCCGCTGGTCGACTGAACGAAAAAAGAAGATCATGGAGAGCCGGATCAAAGGAACAGCCCTGCTTGCCAATGCTCTGGCTCGATCAACCGTGAAACCGAAAGTCATGATCACCGCTTCCGCCGTCGGCTATTACGGGAATCGCGGTGACGCCATAATGAATGAATCCGCTGCATCAGGGGGAGGATTTCTTGCTGAAGTATGCCGGGAATGGGAAAAGGCTGCCGAGAGTGCGAGCAACTCGGGGATCCGGGTGGTCAACACCCGATTCGGAATGATCCTGAGTGTCCACGGCGGGGCATTGGAAAAAATGCTGACTCCATTCAGAATGGGGCTTGGCGGAAATATCGGGAGCGGCCGGCAGTATATCAGCTGGGTGAGCATAGATGACGTTATCGGGGCGATGAAATTTATCATCGAAAACGATTCGATTTCAGGACCGGTAAACACCGTGGCGCCAACCCCCCTCACCAACCGTGAATTCACGAAGATTCTCGCGGGAGCGCTCCATCGTCCGGCTTTCATGACTCTCCCCGCTTTCATGGCCAGACTGATTTTCGGTGAAATGGCTGACGAGCTTCTGCTGTCCAGCACCCGAGCCGTTCCCCGGAAACTCCAGGAAGCGGGCTACCGGTTTCAGGATCCCGACCTGCAGGGGTTGTTTGAAAAATGGTTCAACAAATGAAAAAAAATTGCCAATTTTGTAACGGCACCGGCCAGATCAATTATTTTAAAGGGGTCAGCCGGTTTCTGATCAGTTACGATGAATGCCCGGAATGTGGCGGACTCGGGATTCAGCCGACCACTGAAGAGCACGTAAAGAATAAAGAGGAGTCAAGCAGCCTGTCTGCTTGTACAAACTTACACCCGAAGGGTGAAAGAAGCGGACAAAAAAAGAAAACCGGCAGGTAAGTGCCGGATTAAAAACAAAGGATAGAACATGAACACCAACGACATCTGGGACAAACTCGGCGATCTCTCAGAAAACGAACTCGTTCACGTGATCACCAAACTGTTTGCCGTCTATGAAAAAAGGCTCGAATTAAACGATAAAGATTTAATATCATTAGATTTTTTCAACAACCTGACCAACGTCGTCAACGAAACATGTCAGTGCAACAGCAACCGGCGCTGATCAGCTGAACACAACCTTGCAGAACCGCCTTTTACCGACCCGAAGCAGCACTTCGCCCTCAGCCTTGAGCTGAAACTCGGTATCATTTATTTTTTCGCCGTCAACCGACACCGCATTCTGCTGGATCATTCTCCGACCCTCGCCGGTGCCCTTGACCATTCCAGCATCTGCAAGCAGCTTGGGCAACCAGACAGCAGCACCACCAGCCGGACAGGAAAATTCCTCGATCTCATCGGGGATGTCATGCTGTTTGAAAACCTTTTCGAAATGATCCTCGGCCATCACGGCGGCAGCATCATCATAGAATCTCGCGGTCAGTTCACGTGCGAGCTGCTGCTTG of the Pseudomonadota bacterium genome contains:
- a CDS encoding sigma 54-interacting transcriptional regulator; amino-acid sequence: MDKSGFQICQATKKSILESISDGVFTVDLNFKITSFNRAAEVITGYPRHEAIGKKCSEVFRSNMCDRNCVLCRTMETGDPIIDECSYIINAKGKKIPVSISTGLILDSENDFMGGALTFRDLSLSASTETILDSISDGVFTVDLNYHITSINQAAQEISGVSREEALGKTCMEVFQHGQCGKNCALQETMETGGSVLSKCTHIINAKGQSIPVTVSATPLLDRDSNIIGVVQTFRDLSLIEKLKSELEGRVQIGNMVTRSPAMRKIVEVLPQIATSDSTVLIKGNTGTGKELVAHAIHSLSHRSTKPFVALNCGALPETLLESELFGYKAGAFTGANKDKIGRFGMAEGGTLFLDEIGEISPSLQVRLLRVLQEKTYEPLGATESLQSDVRVIAATHRNLATLIDEGKFREDFYYRIKVIQIDLPPLKDRKEDIPLLVNHFISRFNSIQNKTIRGISHEVMALLMAHDFPGNIRELENIIEHTFVLCPDDFITPACLPEDFMRGRSKKEVSTGMETVVQAVESQTIIDALKRNNYNRVAAARDLGIHKSTLFRKIKHLDITLPEQDGRFRDTARKEIRA
- a CDS encoding alkene reductase, which produces MSTLFEPVTVGGSLHLKNRIVLAPMTRGRAGVERVPNDLMAEYYCQRSGAGLLITEATVISKQGIGWIDSPGIYTDEMVAGWRKVTGKVKPTGAHIFLQLWHCGRASHSDFHDGELPVSASAVKLNGDHIHTPAGNKPYETPRALTVNEIQATVNDYFKAAMHARDAGFSGVEVHGANGYLINQFLDSKTNQREDRYGGSPEKRFRFFKEVLEAVLEVWAPEQVGARISPNGVFNDMGSEDFRETYLYAAGELNKFNLGYLHIMDGLAFGFHGKGEPMTLDEFRPLFKGKIIGNCGYTKEMAEERLKKGVADLAAFGRPFITNPDLPERFRNDWPLNPSEDMSLWYTPGAEGYTDYKPYQ
- a CDS encoding TIGR01777 family oxidoreductase, whose translation is MNILISGASGLLGRALTRSLESAGHSVIKLSRKGDDTLPPCWDPANDFIDLGSKPFEVVIHLAGENISNGRWSTERKKKIMESRIKGTALLANALARSTVKPKVMITASAVGYYGNRGDAIMNESAASGGGFLAEVCREWEKAAESASNSGIRVVNTRFGMILSVHGGALEKMLTPFRMGLGGNIGSGRQYISWVSIDDVIGAMKFIIENDSISGPVNTVAPTPLTNREFTKILAGALHRPAFMTLPAFMARLIFGEMADELLLSSTRAVPRKLQEAGYRFQDPDLQGLFEKWFNK
- a CDS encoding YihY/virulence factor BrkB family protein, with the protein product MEKTEEKEGLPATEKSGVAQKSRYERFTAWVWSQPSADEGGFMNFSRPLCRVCMIVVQEFLNDKIPLRASALTFTVVLSMVPVLALGTAVLKGLGAGGQMRNSAHTFIEQLELSTLPVADIILSVPVTPDETANDEADHAESDGGAEETTKEISLSGHLHRVVDLIFDYVEKTDFAALGVIGVLVLFLAVFSVMSSIEQAMNDIWNTRRRRSTGRQLLDYIALMILLPITINLGVATMAALQSKVLRELFRQWIPWIGPQLLNFLPFLFVVATFTLLYSFLPNTRIRFGAAFTGGVFGGILWLFVQAAYFKLQIGVARYNAIYGSFASLPLFLLWIHVGWMVFLAGAELSFAVQVWRRYLWKGFRLTPINRLGLAYEIVSIAAADYQQKMITTRERLVELLKQPDASIREILDDLSGVGILRYVKDGQGYVPAGPVSELSALEIGEMVLGNQTFDFSERNPVPYLLKVIRKTLAAKKITAAKPEGSEDLQNEQPDR
- a CDS encoding cytochrome b/b6 domain-containing protein: MSNTKMYVHPGPVRVWHWINAVGVVMLVLTGAQIRFAEQLNIMSLQKAITVHNYAGFTVLGAYLLWLFYYFTTGRIQTYLPNLRTFHTLAIRQIKYYGYGIFKGDPNPYTITPENKFNPLQEMAYVKLMFLMLPAQIISGLFLWQVKRFGDYIGLLGGIKIVDTIHVLLFFFFASFLIVHCYLATLGHTPLAHFKAMFTGYEEHHGPLEIETPNSSTPETIFPGPTPEGVLARVKSRPLHEKGTT
- the ftsH gene encoding ATP-dependent zinc metalloprotease FtsH, which codes for MKFYIRLFSILFVLFIISITVYNVLHAGKEIPEENYSSFLARLEKNEIKEVHLKGGHLTATDIHNKKSKTFIPEVAPLLPVFEEKGITVSASPEAPGILSSLGAIAFSILVFFVVLILYIYRHQSKDTGAFGKSKIAPFQSKHKILFADVAGVPEAKEDLVEIVEFLKNPGRYSKLGGKIPKGVLLQGAPGTGKTLLAKAIAGEANVPFFSISGSDFVEMFVGVGASRVRDLFKEAKKNAPCIVFIDEIDAVGRSRGSGAGMGGGHDEREQTLNALLVEMDGFETGDTVIIVAATNRPDVLDPALLRPGRFDRQVTIMPPDVVGREKILRLYMKKVVMAADVKLDEIARSTPGFTGAELANLINEAALMAARKEKDAIDTIDIEEAKDKILMGAERKGMVISDKERKTTAYHEAGHAIMALLLPGADPLHKITIIPRGRAMGVTQQVQLDDRHAYSKEYLENRIKILLGGRTAEEIVFNKFSTGASNDLQRATEIATKMVCEWGMSSLLGPRAYTFPDEGFLGGDGGRRLYSEKTASAIDKEINTIIENCYQEAMIILEGKIDLMHSLANKLLEKETLGPEQIREVIASGLDLDPRVIPLKRKDNVA